A window of the Brassica napus cultivar Da-Ae chromosome C5, Da-Ae, whole genome shotgun sequence genome harbors these coding sequences:
- the LOC106350299 gene encoding uncharacterized protein LOC106350299, which translates to MPLTDAIKVSPSIKKYVKDMVSNSFPAVEHNVMIVSDKVSAIIQGETPIRRPDPGSFVLDCSIRNKSFPRSLFDLGSSVNLMPHSVAISLGYDEFKPTKITLVLADKSVKVPEGVLDDVPIRINDCHVPTDFDMLKYQNEPKDSLILGRPLLATAGAIIDVKRPLIDKQTSYMDDIFELAEKAFIDVCSDDPMEKVLTFTEEETFSNSRRADEYAQLMDASVELTNVDDMVNDDLEINVDRYLKAAFDRPSSLENWDPEKAPKIELKQLPARLKYSFL; encoded by the exons ATGCCACTAACTGATGCCATAAAAGTATCACCTTCGATAAAGAAGTATGTTAAGGACATGGTATCCAACAGCTTCCCAGCTGTCGAACACAACGTCATGATTGTTTCAGACAAGGTGAGTGCAATAATCCAAGGCGAAACTCCGATCAGGAGACCTGATCCGGGCAGTTTTGTTCTGGATTGCAGCATACGAAACAAGAGTTTTCCTCGATCCCTTTTTGACCTGGGATCCAGCGTAAATCTAATGCCGCACTCTGTCGCGATATCCCTGGGATACGACGAGTTCAAACCAACCAAAATAACTTTGGTTCTTGCTGATAAGTCCGTTAAAGTACCTGAGGGAGTACTAGATGATGTGCCAATAAGGATTAATGACTGTCACGTACCAACGGACTTCGATATGTTGAAATACCAGAATGAACCAAAAGATTCCCTCATTTTAGGTAGACCACTTCTAGCTACCGCTGGTGCGATCATCGACGTGAA ACGACCCTTAATCGATAAACAAACCTCTTACATGGATGATATATTTGAGTTGGCTGAAAAAGCCTTCATAGACGTATGCTCAGATGATCCCATGGAAAAAGTTCTCACATTtacagaagaggagacgtttaGCAACAGCAGAAGGGCTGATGAATACGCGCAATTAATGGACGCAAGTGTAGAATTAACAAATGTCGATGACATGGTGAATGACGATTTGGaaatcaacgtcgatcgatatttgaaGGCCGCCTTCGATCGACCATCCTCGctagaaaactgggatcccgaGAAAGCACCAAAAATTGAGTTAAAGCAACTACCTGCCAGACTCAAATACtcttttctctaa